Proteins co-encoded in one Candidatus Binatus sp. genomic window:
- a CDS encoding NAD(P)-dependent oxidoreductase, giving the protein MKQDVIASGESRSDRVIRVGFIGLGEQGKPMAINLAKAGFELTVHDVRREPVEELAAMGARVAESPREVGALSDVIEVVVVDDAQVERVVLGDDGIVAGARPGSVVAIHSTVRPATIRKVASECGRRGIGVIDAPVSGGAFGAEQRAMSYMVGGDAELVEQCRPVFETSGKSILHVGPLCAGMTAKLAHQVIICINVLATSEGMALAKRSGLDPSRVQEVVRAGGAQSRIADNWVKHAPAANAIKLWRKDLELALECADELGLELPVTSLVRQVFERVTQL; this is encoded by the coding sequence GTGAAACAAGATGTTATCGCCAGCGGTGAATCGCGGAGTGATCGCGTGATCAGGGTCGGCTTTATCGGACTGGGCGAGCAAGGCAAGCCGATGGCAATAAATCTGGCTAAGGCCGGGTTCGAGCTGACGGTGCATGACGTGCGGCGGGAGCCGGTCGAGGAGCTGGCGGCGATGGGCGCGAGGGTCGCGGAGTCGCCGCGCGAAGTCGGCGCGCTGAGCGATGTGATCGAAGTCGTGGTGGTGGATGACGCACAAGTCGAAAGGGTCGTGCTCGGCGACGATGGAATCGTGGCGGGCGCGCGGCCGGGGAGCGTCGTAGCGATACACAGTACGGTGCGGCCGGCGACGATTCGCAAGGTGGCAAGCGAATGCGGACGTCGCGGCATCGGCGTGATCGACGCGCCGGTAAGCGGCGGCGCCTTCGGTGCCGAGCAGCGGGCGATGAGCTACATGGTCGGGGGAGACGCGGAACTAGTCGAGCAATGCCGTCCGGTGTTCGAGACGTCGGGCAAGAGCATCCTGCATGTCGGACCGTTATGCGCCGGCATGACAGCCAAGCTGGCGCATCAGGTGATCATCTGCATCAACGTACTAGCGACCAGCGAAGGCATGGCGCTCGCCAAAAGGTCGGGTCTTGATCCTTCGCGGGTGCAGGAGGTAGTGCGGGCAGGAGGCGCGCAAAGCCGAATCGCGGACAATTGGGTCAAGCACGCGCCGGCGGCGAACGCGATCAAGTTGTGGCGCAAGGACCTGGAGCTGGCGCTTGAGTGCGCGGATGAACTAGGTCTCGAGTTGCCGGTAACCAGCCTGGTAAGACAGGTGTTCGAAAGAGTCACTCAGCTATGA
- a CDS encoding alpha/beta hydrolase: protein MLTPQEQDIIRRWNDFYLKPRPGSIQEQRKRLVDYFEEFNTNQPAVGAYHEGVQLKAGLTADIAVPHGSGPFPVVIYIHGGAWTLGSPATHRKLIKQFAEAGYLTIAPDYRLAPENPFPAGLDDCVFTAHWVAENAHRYNGVASRMAMGGDSAGGNLTAATLSSLASSERAPKFKAAILIYGAFDFAGLVAVAKEAAEPLAKAYLASNYPAGLNDPRVSPIRAIKPGAMPPSFIIAGAADGIVGESRTIAEAMNRAGIENELRILDEMPHAFMQMTELSACREGHRLMFDFLRRHV from the coding sequence ATGCTGACGCCGCAAGAGCAGGACATCATTCGTCGCTGGAACGATTTCTACTTGAAGCCGCGCCCCGGCTCCATCCAGGAGCAGCGCAAACGCCTCGTCGATTACTTCGAGGAGTTCAACACCAACCAGCCCGCCGTCGGCGCCTATCATGAGGGCGTCCAGTTGAAGGCAGGCCTTACCGCCGATATCGCGGTGCCGCACGGCAGCGGCCCGTTCCCCGTCGTCATCTACATTCACGGCGGCGCATGGACGCTTGGCAGCCCCGCGACGCATCGCAAGCTCATCAAGCAGTTCGCCGAGGCCGGTTATCTCACGATCGCGCCCGACTACCGGCTCGCGCCCGAGAATCCTTTCCCCGCTGGCCTCGACGATTGCGTTTTCACCGCGCATTGGGTCGCCGAAAATGCGCATCGCTACAACGGCGTCGCATCGCGCATGGCGATGGGCGGCGATTCCGCCGGCGGCAATCTCACCGCGGCGACGTTGTCTTCGCTCGCGTCCTCCGAGCGCGCGCCGAAATTCAAAGCAGCGATTCTGATCTACGGCGCGTTCGATTTCGCCGGTCTCGTCGCGGTCGCGAAGGAAGCAGCGGAGCCGCTCGCCAAGGCTTATCTAGCGAGCAACTATCCCGCAGGGTTGAACGATCCGCGCGTCAGTCCGATTCGTGCGATCAAGCCGGGCGCGATGCCGCCGAGCTTCATCATCGCGGGCGCCGCCGACGGCATCGTCGGCGAATCACGCACTATCGCCGAAGCCATGAATCGCGCCGGCATCGAGAACGAGTTGCGCATTCTCGACGAGATGCCGCACGCCTTCATGCAGATGACCGAACTCTCCGCCTGCCGCGAGGGACACCGCCTGATGTTCGATTTCCTTCGCCGCCACGTCTAG
- a CDS encoding trans-aconitate 2-methyltransferase — MSNTQSWSPEKYAENARFVSDLGAPVVELLAPKAGEKILDLGCGDGALTIKLAAMGCNVIGVDSSAPQIAGARKLGLDARVVDGERLEFGPEFDAVFSNAAIHWMKRADDVITGVWRALRPGGRFVGEFGGAGCVDTIKRALVEALGRRGIDGEALNPWYFPTAEDYRARLERRGFAVRYIALIPRPTPLPTEINGWLETFAQSFMTPLKGPQRGDFIAEVREALRPKLCDSEGKWFADYIRLRFAADKPKA; from the coding sequence ATGTCAAATACGCAGAGCTGGAGTCCCGAAAAATATGCGGAGAACGCGCGCTTCGTGTCCGATCTCGGCGCGCCGGTGGTGGAATTGCTGGCGCCCAAAGCGGGCGAAAAAATCCTCGACCTCGGATGCGGCGACGGCGCTCTGACGATCAAGCTGGCGGCGATGGGATGCAACGTGATCGGCGTGGATTCGAGCGCGCCACAGATCGCGGGGGCGCGCAAGCTCGGCCTCGATGCGCGCGTGGTGGACGGTGAACGGCTCGAGTTTGGGCCGGAATTCGACGCGGTGTTCAGCAACGCTGCGATTCACTGGATGAAGCGCGCGGACGACGTAATTACGGGGGTCTGGAGGGCGCTGCGGCCGGGCGGGCGGTTCGTCGGCGAATTCGGCGGAGCGGGCTGCGTCGATACGATCAAGCGGGCGCTGGTCGAGGCGCTCGGGCGGCGCGGAATCGACGGGGAAGCGCTGAATCCGTGGTATTTTCCGACCGCCGAGGACTATCGAGCGCGCTTGGAGCGTCGCGGCTTTGCGGTGCGGTATATCGCGCTAATCCCGCGGCCAACCCCGCTGCCGACCGAGATCAACGGCTGGCTCGAGACCTTCGCACAGAGTTTCATGACGCCGCTCAAAGGGCCGCAACGTGGGGATTTCATTGCGGAAGTGCGGGAAGCGCTGCGGCCCAAGCTGTGCGACTCAGAGGGCAAGTGGTTCGCCGATTACATACGGCTTCGCTTCGCGGCCGACAAGCCGAAGGCCTGA
- a CDS encoding acetoacetate decarboxylase family protein gives MAKHGHLSLKNAGYSMPADAAAYQRPPFYYRGTRSIAVAFETDADAALEALPEPLTLSDPATAVLSFYEYPWTTFGPYNEAILSVLVEHKGRPMTYIMHIAVTTEPPMLAGREIWGFPKKLAQIEFKSERDMIYGTLERPAGIRLASAIVRPERPTDSGHSAPRPPVSLRLIPSAEEKGRPSVAEIIETTTEVKVIEGWTGVGSVVFAEGSKLDPWGRLPVKRVIQASYMLSEMTLGFGKVIDHLE, from the coding sequence ATGGCAAAGCATGGACATCTCAGTTTGAAGAATGCGGGTTACTCGATGCCGGCGGACGCGGCGGCGTATCAGCGGCCGCCGTTCTACTATCGAGGCACGCGCTCGATTGCGGTTGCCTTTGAGACTGACGCCGACGCTGCGCTGGAGGCATTGCCAGAGCCACTGACGCTGAGCGATCCGGCTACCGCGGTGCTTTCCTTCTATGAATACCCGTGGACTACCTTTGGACCTTACAACGAGGCGATTTTATCGGTACTGGTCGAGCATAAGGGACGGCCGATGACCTATATCATGCATATAGCTGTGACGACTGAGCCGCCGATGCTGGCCGGGCGCGAGATCTGGGGCTTTCCCAAGAAGCTTGCGCAGATCGAATTCAAGAGTGAACGCGACATGATCTATGGCACCCTCGAGCGTCCGGCGGGAATCCGGCTGGCGAGCGCGATAGTTCGGCCGGAACGGCCAACCGACAGTGGGCACTCGGCGCCGCGGCCGCCGGTGAGCCTGAGACTGATTCCTTCGGCAGAGGAGAAAGGACGTCCTTCTGTTGCGGAAATTATCGAGACGACGACGGAAGTGAAGGTGATCGAAGGATGGACGGGCGTAGGCTCGGTGGTGTTTGCCGAGGGATCAAAGCTGGATCCGTGGGGACGGCTGCCGGTCAAGCGAGTAATACAGGCGAGCTACATGCTGAGTGAGATGACGCTGGGCTTCGGCAAGGTGATCGATCACCTGGAGTAG
- a CDS encoding aromatic-ring-hydroxylating dioxygenase subunit beta, giving the protein MTIDRSAVEALLYLEARLMDAHRYDEWLALWHDDATYWVPCNDDDIDPARNVSIIYDRRGQLRSRIQRLKETAWLREQTPRLRRVVSNIEIESATGAEVVVNSAFILAELHHHEQYLWAGSTTHKLAPEDGGLKIKYKKVVLLNNNEALPNLLFLI; this is encoded by the coding sequence ATGACGATCGATCGCAGCGCCGTCGAAGCCTTGCTCTACCTGGAGGCGCGTCTGATGGATGCGCATCGATATGACGAGTGGCTTGCGCTCTGGCACGACGACGCGACTTACTGGGTGCCGTGCAACGACGACGATATCGATCCGGCGCGCAACGTGTCGATCATCTATGATCGGCGCGGGCAACTGCGTAGCCGCATCCAGCGGCTGAAGGAAACGGCGTGGCTGCGGGAGCAGACGCCGCGGCTCCGGCGGGTGGTGTCGAATATCGAGATCGAGTCGGCGACAGGGGCGGAAGTCGTAGTCAATTCGGCGTTCATCCTCGCTGAATTGCATCATCATGAGCAGTATCTGTGGGCCGGCAGCACTACTCACAAGCTGGCGCCGGAGGACGGCGGTCTCAAGATAAAGTATAAAAAAGTAGTATTACTTAATAATAATGAAGCACTGCCGAACTTGCTATTTCTCATATAG
- a CDS encoding helix-turn-helix domain-containing protein — MINKFKKLWAMLRDEDARNAFVSSTIAARLAVRIYNLRKQAGWTQPELAERAHMKQARISVLEQGDYENFTFSTLKKIAAAFNVAIVIDFVSFPEFLRWSESLTAESAGPDSFDESSRKGIDAFLPEELRDLLSAKVQGVIEDTFAQARQGALQEQTKGQPLSSVPISGKNGTRQYAVPYVGQ; from the coding sequence ATGATCAATAAGTTCAAAAAGTTGTGGGCTATGTTGCGAGACGAAGATGCTCGAAACGCTTTCGTGTCATCGACTATTGCGGCGCGGCTGGCGGTTCGAATCTACAATCTTCGGAAGCAAGCAGGTTGGACGCAACCCGAACTCGCAGAACGTGCGCACATGAAGCAAGCACGCATCTCCGTCTTGGAACAAGGGGACTACGAGAATTTTACTTTCAGTACTTTGAAAAAGATCGCGGCGGCTTTCAATGTCGCGATCGTAATCGACTTCGTTAGTTTCCCTGAATTTCTTAGATGGAGCGAAAGTCTCACGGCTGAATCCGCAGGGCCGGATTCGTTTGATGAAAGTAGTCGAAAAGGAATCGACGCATTCCTGCCAGAGGAACTTCGCGACTTGCTCTCAGCAAAAGTGCAAGGAGTAATCGAGGACACCTTTGCGCAGGCTCGACAAGGCGCATTGCAAGAACAAACCAAGGGACAGCCACTTTCCAGCGTTCCTATTAGCGGAAAAAACGGAACGCGACAGTATGCTGTTCCGTATGTAGGACAATGA
- a CDS encoding class I SAM-dependent methyltransferase encodes MSLFRELHERLLRQGPGSDAATRRALGLVRGLPPKPRILDVGCGSGAQTIVLAESTGGEIVAVDLDQRFLDKLMDRASSAGVAAQITAIKGSMFEMDFAEGSFDLIWSEGAIYIAGFAAGLSTWRRFLKNGGWIVVSELTWLAEERPAPAVEYWARNYPAMRSVERNRKIVAEAGYDDVETVVLPAEDWWSNYYGPAEARVAELRSKYANDRGILAELDEIQREYDLFRLHSDSYGYVFYVMRRPAV; translated from the coding sequence GTGAGCCTGTTTCGAGAACTGCATGAAAGATTGCTCCGGCAGGGGCCCGGCTCGGATGCGGCGACCCGGCGCGCGCTCGGGCTGGTGCGGGGACTGCCACCGAAGCCGAGGATTCTGGACGTCGGGTGCGGGTCGGGAGCGCAGACGATCGTGCTCGCGGAGAGCACCGGCGGGGAGATCGTCGCGGTCGATTTGGATCAGCGGTTCCTCGATAAGTTGATGGATCGCGCAAGTTCGGCGGGAGTCGCGGCGCAAATCACAGCGATCAAGGGCTCGATGTTCGAGATGGACTTCGCCGAGGGTTCGTTCGATCTGATCTGGTCGGAAGGCGCGATCTATATCGCGGGTTTCGCCGCTGGACTCAGTACCTGGCGGCGGTTTCTCAAGAACGGCGGATGGATCGTGGTCTCGGAATTGACCTGGCTGGCCGAAGAGCGCCCTGCCCCGGCGGTCGAATACTGGGCGCGCAACTATCCGGCGATGAGATCGGTCGAGCGGAACCGGAAGATTGTTGCTGAAGCGGGTTACGACGACGTCGAGACCGTCGTCCTGCCGGCAGAGGACTGGTGGAGCAACTACTATGGTCCGGCCGAGGCGCGCGTCGCCGAGCTGCGATCGAAGTACGCAAATGACAGGGGTATCCTCGCCGAATTGGACGAGATTCAGCGCGAGTACGATCTGTTCCGCCTCCACTCAGACAGCTACGGCTACGTCTTCTATGTGATGCGCAGACCAGCGGTGTAA
- a CDS encoding amidohydrolase family protein, whose product MAEFDIHIKGGTIVDGTRVPAFRGDVWIRDGKVVQIGGRAAGSAKQVIDADGLIVAPGFVDLHTHYDAQIRWDPWCTISGWHGVTSVVLGNCGFGFAPVKPSFRERSMLMMTRTEAIPYDAMKEGMKWDWETIPEYLDSLERAPKGVNCIQYMPTASLMTYTMGLEAAKTRPANVDEREQMARILNEGMDAGLCGFSIQRLGPNSTQADYDGSPMVTDTMCDEDILNLARVLRARDEGFIQITQATVNPKEDIEFVERLAAEAQRPILYNIVAATPRDPEFHRRSLRWLDKANSNGLPIYGQGATLRTGFAFTLEHWNLYDASPAWREVTTGTKAEKIAKMKNPELRAAIKREQEDANRRLELIQGAIGGPLRRLIVQHANDQPELEQYVGKTLAQVASEWGKDLIDTMLDLSIMGDLNVEFLGPDRGSNADYTAELMNNSMYTIPGVSDGGAHTKFFTGGAYTTDFLRWLVRDEKKVSLEEAHYRLSALPAHAAGFRDRGVLREGSWADVVVYDLDRLGTDPEWVGEVVHDFPAGEWRRVIRAQGYHSIIVNGQETFHDGKPTGATPGKLLRHGHA is encoded by the coding sequence ATGGCGGAATTCGACATTCATATCAAAGGTGGAACGATCGTCGATGGGACGCGGGTGCCAGCGTTTCGCGGCGATGTATGGATCCGCGACGGCAAAGTAGTGCAAATCGGCGGCCGCGCAGCGGGATCAGCCAAGCAGGTAATCGATGCCGATGGACTGATCGTCGCGCCGGGATTCGTCGATCTGCATACGCATTACGACGCCCAGATAAGGTGGGATCCGTGGTGCACGATCTCGGGATGGCACGGCGTCACGTCGGTGGTGCTGGGCAATTGCGGGTTCGGATTTGCGCCGGTCAAGCCGTCGTTCCGCGAGCGCTCGATGCTGATGATGACGCGCACCGAGGCGATCCCGTACGACGCGATGAAGGAGGGCATGAAGTGGGACTGGGAAACGATTCCCGAATATCTCGATTCGCTGGAGCGCGCGCCGAAAGGCGTCAATTGCATCCAGTACATGCCGACCGCGTCGCTAATGACGTACACGATGGGACTCGAAGCGGCGAAGACGCGGCCCGCGAATGTGGACGAGCGCGAGCAGATGGCGCGCATCCTGAATGAAGGGATGGACGCGGGGCTGTGCGGATTTTCGATTCAGCGGCTGGGGCCGAACTCGACGCAGGCGGACTATGACGGGTCGCCGATGGTGACCGATACGATGTGCGATGAGGACATCCTGAATCTCGCGCGGGTGTTGCGCGCGCGCGACGAGGGGTTCATCCAGATCACGCAAGCGACGGTGAATCCGAAAGAGGACATCGAGTTTGTCGAGCGGCTGGCGGCGGAAGCGCAGCGGCCGATTCTATACAATATCGTGGCGGCGACGCCGCGCGATCCGGAGTTTCATCGCCGGAGTCTCCGCTGGCTGGACAAGGCCAACTCGAACGGGCTGCCGATTTATGGACAGGGTGCGACCTTGAGGACCGGGTTCGCCTTCACGCTCGAGCATTGGAACCTGTACGACGCGAGTCCGGCGTGGCGCGAGGTGACGACCGGGACCAAGGCGGAAAAGATCGCGAAGATGAAGAATCCGGAGCTGCGGGCCGCGATCAAGCGCGAGCAGGAGGATGCGAACCGGCGGCTCGAATTGATCCAGGGGGCAATCGGCGGACCGCTCAGGCGTCTGATCGTGCAGCACGCGAACGATCAGCCGGAGCTCGAGCAATACGTGGGCAAAACGCTCGCGCAGGTCGCGAGCGAGTGGGGCAAGGATCTGATCGACACGATGCTCGATTTGTCGATCATGGGCGATCTGAATGTCGAGTTTCTCGGGCCGGATCGCGGGTCGAATGCGGACTACACGGCTGAGTTGATGAACAATTCGATGTACACGATACCGGGCGTGTCGGACGGCGGCGCGCATACGAAGTTTTTCACCGGCGGTGCGTACACGACCGACTTTCTGCGCTGGCTGGTGCGCGATGAGAAGAAGGTAAGTCTCGAGGAGGCGCACTATCGGCTGTCGGCGTTGCCGGCGCACGCGGCGGGTTTCCGCGATCGCGGAGTGCTGCGCGAAGGCAGTTGGGCGGACGTCGTGGTGTACGACCTCGATCGGCTAGGCACCGATCCCGAATGGGTAGGTGAAGTCGTCCACGATTTTCCGGCGGGCGAATGGCGGCGGGTTATCCGCGCACAGGGTTATCATTCGATCATCGTGAATGGACAGGAGACGTTCCACGATGGCAAGCCGACCGGCGCGACGCCGGGTAAATTGCTGCGTCACGGCCACGCTTAG
- a CDS encoding aromatic ring-hydroxylating dioxygenase subunit alpha → MASMPTSQVNYRELIQSDRISGRLYYDAAIFAEELEKIWHREWVYVAHESEVPEPGDYVTRQIGLQPVIVSRDEDRHVHLMLNRCMHRGNTVCQSDRGNSHAFRCAYHGWTYDNRGALVGVPYAAGYDASFRKQEFGLAKAPRVSAHRGLIFASLSASGPTLDEHLGPAKRLIDQFVDLSPEGEVEVRSGVLKHSYKGNWKMALENSVDGYHPNILHHAAMAMMMKGKNDMESVFGEGSEAYARDLGNGAAQLDLNPVHSKHGGRVVAPAWSKETDVEYRAAMERRYGAERAEKILAGGPPHFCIFPNLIFILNQFRVIQPIGVEETVVCYYPALLKGAPEEINRRRLTETYLIHGPAGRVAPDDIEAYERNQVGFRARVNEWLVLRRGLHREVKDDRGGNGGIAGHETDETTQRGIWRHYREVMTR, encoded by the coding sequence ATGGCATCGATGCCGACCTCGCAGGTGAATTACCGGGAACTTATCCAGAGCGATCGCATCAGCGGAAGGCTTTACTACGATGCAGCGATCTTCGCGGAAGAGCTGGAGAAGATCTGGCATCGCGAGTGGGTCTATGTAGCGCATGAGAGCGAAGTGCCGGAGCCAGGGGACTACGTCACGCGGCAGATAGGCTTGCAGCCGGTGATCGTGTCGCGCGACGAGGATCGGCACGTGCATCTGATGCTGAACCGGTGCATGCATCGGGGCAACACGGTGTGCCAGAGCGATCGCGGCAATTCGCACGCCTTTCGATGCGCTTATCATGGCTGGACCTACGACAATCGCGGTGCGCTGGTAGGCGTGCCCTACGCGGCGGGCTATGATGCGTCGTTCCGCAAGCAGGAGTTCGGTCTGGCGAAGGCGCCGCGCGTCTCGGCGCATCGCGGGTTGATCTTTGCGAGCCTGAGTGCGAGCGGACCTACACTTGATGAGCATCTTGGTCCCGCCAAGCGCCTAATCGATCAGTTTGTTGACCTATCACCTGAAGGCGAAGTCGAGGTGAGGTCAGGAGTGCTCAAGCATTCCTATAAGGGCAACTGGAAGATGGCGCTGGAGAATTCGGTGGACGGCTACCATCCAAACATCCTTCATCATGCGGCGATGGCGATGATGATGAAGGGCAAGAACGACATGGAGTCGGTGTTTGGCGAAGGGAGCGAGGCTTACGCGCGCGACTTAGGGAACGGCGCGGCGCAATTGGACCTTAATCCGGTGCATAGCAAGCATGGCGGCCGGGTAGTGGCGCCGGCATGGAGCAAAGAGACTGACGTCGAGTATCGGGCCGCGATGGAAAGGCGGTATGGAGCGGAGCGCGCGGAGAAGATCCTGGCGGGGGGGCCGCCGCATTTTTGCATTTTCCCCAACCTGATTTTCATCCTGAATCAGTTCCGGGTGATTCAACCTATAGGTGTAGAAGAGACGGTAGTCTGCTACTACCCGGCACTGCTTAAGGGTGCGCCGGAAGAAATTAATCGGCGGCGGCTCACTGAGACTTACCTGATTCACGGGCCGGCGGGACGCGTCGCGCCGGACGATATTGAGGCCTATGAGCGCAACCAGGTCGGGTTTCGCGCGCGGGTTAATGAGTGGCTGGTGCTAAGAAGAGGGTTGCATCGCGAAGTCAAGGACGATCGCGGCGGCAATGGCGGGATAGCGGGTCATGAGACGGATGAGACTACGCAACGCGGAATCTGGCGGCATTACCGCGAGGTGATGACGCGTTAG
- a CDS encoding nuclear transport factor 2 family protein, whose amino-acid sequence MNSEQKKALVTETWTAFGKGDMKTAFANMSDNVSWVVPGTTPNVSGLKRGKDEILKFMSGVGQIFPEGLNSEIRKTFCDGDTVIIELTNRGKVSNGKTYENEYCFIFELEGDKIRRIREYVDTQKAKEILFS is encoded by the coding sequence ATGAACAGCGAACAGAAAAAAGCTCTCGTCACGGAAACCTGGACCGCGTTCGGCAAGGGCGATATGAAAACGGCCTTTGCGAACATGTCGGACAATGTGAGCTGGGTGGTGCCCGGCACGACGCCGAACGTGTCGGGGCTGAAGCGCGGCAAGGATGAAATCCTGAAGTTCATGTCGGGAGTCGGACAGATTTTTCCTGAGGGGCTGAACAGCGAAATCAGGAAGACTTTTTGCGACGGCGACACGGTGATTATCGAACTGACAAATCGCGGCAAGGTGTCGAATGGGAAGACATACGAGAATGAGTATTGCTTCATCTTCGAACTGGAAGGCGACAAGATTCGCCGAATCCGCGAATACGTCGATACGCAGAAGGCGAAAGAGATATTGTTCAGCTAG
- a CDS encoding amidohydrolase — protein MADTVLQNGRIYTVDPANPWAEALAVRAGKIVFVGADRDVKSLIGSGTRVIDLNRKMVMPGINDVHTHPLLGGRADLFECHFLPTLSLDEVLAVVRADAQKARPGAWIVGGSWGSNFTIKLSTLDALRALDDASAGHPVLLRDDSVHNRWVNSRALELAGIDSRTPDPVGGVIVRDETTGAPVGMLFESAVAIVEQAAQAANPYSLEANVSALTRAIEILNSFGVTGLQDAAVSGAILSAYNNLDADGKLSAWVVGSMMAEPAGFLNDLVGDDLIDQRAKFKSPHVMPTFVKIFLDGVPMSRTSAFIEPYLPDKAHGCCFRGATTKTLPELARLIAKQEDRGLAVKIHCAGDGAVRTALDAFDVVRSFKGATALMHHIAHAGFIDPADVRRFKDLNVVADLSPILWYPNQIIDGIEQAVGDRVRQYWPNRNLIEAGALIATGTDWPVIPNPDPWSGIEGLITRRNPSGQFDGALWPEQALDLPAAIAAYTANPARAMGLESVTGSLSVGKSADMIVLDRNLFEIAPTDIADTRVLTTFFEGRGAYQRD, from the coding sequence ATCGCAGATACGGTTCTGCAGAACGGCAGAATCTACACCGTCGATCCGGCGAATCCGTGGGCTGAGGCGCTAGCGGTTCGCGCCGGCAAAATCGTCTTCGTCGGCGCGGATCGCGACGTCAAGTCGCTGATCGGATCCGGCACTCGCGTTATCGACCTGAACCGCAAGATGGTGATGCCCGGCATCAACGACGTGCACACTCATCCGCTGCTCGGCGGCCGCGCCGATCTCTTCGAATGTCATTTCCTGCCGACGCTTTCGCTCGACGAGGTGCTCGCCGTCGTTCGCGCCGATGCTCAAAAAGCCAGGCCCGGCGCATGGATCGTCGGCGGTTCGTGGGGCAGCAATTTCACAATCAAGCTCTCGACTCTCGACGCGCTGCGGGCGCTCGACGATGCGAGCGCGGGCCATCCGGTTTTGCTCCGCGATGACAGCGTGCACAATCGCTGGGTCAATTCGCGCGCGCTCGAACTCGCCGGCATCGATTCGCGCACGCCCGATCCCGTCGGCGGCGTTATCGTCCGTGATGAAACGACCGGCGCGCCGGTCGGGATGCTCTTCGAGTCGGCCGTCGCGATCGTCGAGCAGGCCGCGCAGGCCGCCAATCCTTATTCGCTCGAGGCCAACGTCTCGGCCCTCACGCGCGCGATCGAAATTCTGAATTCATTCGGCGTCACCGGCTTGCAGGATGCCGCCGTTAGCGGCGCCATTTTATCCGCCTACAACAATCTCGATGCGGACGGAAAACTCTCGGCCTGGGTGGTCGGCTCGATGATGGCCGAGCCGGCCGGCTTTCTGAACGACCTCGTCGGCGACGACCTGATCGATCAGCGCGCTAAATTCAAAAGCCCACACGTGATGCCGACCTTCGTCAAAATTTTTCTCGATGGCGTCCCGATGTCGCGAACTTCAGCCTTCATCGAGCCGTACCTTCCCGATAAAGCGCACGGATGCTGTTTTCGCGGCGCCACGACCAAGACTCTTCCCGAACTCGCGCGGCTAATCGCGAAACAGGAGGATCGTGGCCTCGCCGTCAAAATCCACTGCGCCGGCGACGGCGCAGTCAGGACCGCCCTCGACGCGTTCGACGTCGTCCGATCATTCAAAGGCGCTACGGCGCTCATGCATCATATCGCGCATGCCGGCTTCATCGATCCCGCCGACGTTCGCCGCTTCAAGGATTTGAACGTCGTCGCCGACCTCTCGCCGATTCTGTGGTACCCAAACCAGATCATCGATGGCATAGAGCAGGCGGTCGGTGATCGCGTCCGTCAATACTGGCCGAATCGCAACCTGATCGAGGCGGGCGCTCTTATCGCCACCGGCACCGATTGGCCCGTCATCCCCAATCCCGATCCGTGGTCCGGCATCGAAGGTTTGATCACGCGCCGCAATCCAAGCGGACAATTCGACGGCGCGCTGTGGCCCGAGCAAGCGCTCGATCTTCCGGCTGCAATCGCGGCTTACACCGCGAATCCAGCACGCGCGATGGGTCTCGAAAGCGTGACTGGCTCGCTCTCAGTCGGAAAATCGGCTGATATGATCGTGCTTGACAGGAACTTATTCGAGATCGCGCCGACTGATATCGCCGATACCAGGGTGCTTACAACTTTCTTTGAAGGACGCGGCGCTTACCAACGCGATTGA